A genomic segment from Saprospiraceae bacterium encodes:
- the pgi gene encoding glucose-6-phosphate isomerase: MLHKQNPVKTAAWAALNAHFSQVKSLEMKSLFDADKKRFERFSLSFEAMLVDFSKNRMTEETLALLLKLAAETQLEENIAAMFSGDKINETEDRAVLHVALRNRSNRSIEVDGVDVMPAVNAVLSQMKQFSTKLLSGEWKGFAGDKITDIVNIGIGGSDLGAVMVTEALKPYWQEGIQAHFVANVDGTDIAETLKGLNPATTLFIISSKTFTTQETMTNAHTARQWFLQKAGSDQHIPLHFVAVSTNLKGVKDFGIATENMFEFWDWVGGRYSLSSAIGLSIACTIGYENFEALLDGMHAMDEHFRTSPMEKNIPVILALIGIWYNNFFGAETEAILPYDQYLHRFPAYFQQGNMESNGKYVDRNGQKVTYQTGPIIWGEPGTNGQHAFYQLIHQGTKLIPCDFIAAANSHNPLGQHHQILLSNFFAQTEALMMGKSAEVVHAELEKAGLSATAISQLLPFKVFEGNRPTNSILLEQLTPRSLGSLIALYEHKIFVQGAIWNIYSFDQWGVELGKQLANGILPELEDERSIDTHDSSTNGLINAYKQMRKNG; encoded by the coding sequence ATGTTACATAAACAGAACCCTGTAAAAACGGCAGCATGGGCCGCTTTAAACGCGCATTTTTCCCAGGTGAAATCCTTGGAAATGAAGTCCCTTTTTGACGCAGATAAAAAACGATTTGAGCGCTTTTCCTTGTCGTTTGAAGCAATGCTGGTCGATTTCTCCAAAAATAGAATGACCGAGGAGACCCTGGCGCTGCTTTTAAAGCTAGCAGCCGAAACCCAATTGGAGGAGAACATCGCCGCTATGTTTTCGGGGGATAAAATAAATGAAACTGAGGATAGAGCCGTCTTACATGTCGCCCTGCGCAATCGCTCGAATCGAAGCATTGAGGTAGATGGAGTGGATGTGATGCCTGCCGTAAACGCTGTATTGTCGCAAATGAAACAATTTTCTACTAAGCTTCTCTCTGGTGAGTGGAAAGGCTTTGCCGGGGATAAAATCACCGATATCGTTAACATTGGCATCGGAGGCTCCGACTTGGGAGCTGTCATGGTGACGGAGGCACTTAAACCCTATTGGCAAGAGGGCATCCAGGCTCATTTCGTGGCTAACGTAGATGGTACAGACATCGCAGAAACCCTAAAAGGCTTAAACCCCGCTACCACGCTTTTTATCATTAGTTCCAAAACCTTCACCACCCAGGAAACCATGACCAATGCCCATACGGCCAGGCAGTGGTTTTTGCAAAAGGCAGGCTCCGACCAGCATATCCCTCTTCATTTTGTGGCGGTTTCTACCAACCTCAAAGGCGTAAAAGACTTTGGCATTGCGACAGAAAACATGTTTGAATTTTGGGACTGGGTAGGCGGACGCTACTCGCTTAGTTCCGCTATTGGATTATCCATTGCCTGCACGATTGGGTACGAAAATTTCGAAGCCTTATTGGATGGTATGCACGCCATGGATGAGCATTTTCGCACCAGTCCAATGGAAAAAAACATTCCCGTTATTTTAGCCCTCATCGGCATCTGGTATAACAATTTTTTTGGCGCCGAAACCGAAGCCATTCTGCCTTATGACCAATATTTGCACCGTTTTCCTGCCTATTTCCAACAAGGAAACATGGAGAGCAATGGAAAATACGTGGATCGAAATGGTCAAAAGGTTACCTACCAAACCGGCCCGATTATCTGGGGTGAACCGGGAACGAATGGCCAGCACGCTTTCTATCAATTGATCCATCAAGGAACCAAATTGATCCCTTGTGATTTTATCGCCGCTGCCAATAGCCATAACCCGCTCGGTCAACACCACCAAATCCTGCTCTCCAACTTTTTTGCCCAAACCGAAGCCTTGATGATGGGTAAAAGCGCCGAAGTCGTGCACGCAGAATTGGAAAAAGCCGGGCTTTCGGCTACCGCTATTTCACAGCTACTCCCTTTTAAAGTCTTCGAAGGGAATCGCCCCACCAATTCGATCCTATTGGAGCAATTGACGCCTCGCAGTTTAGGAAGCCTGATCGCGCTGTATGAGCATAAGATTTTTGTCCAAGGTGCCATTTGGAATATATACAGTTTTGACCAATGGGGCGTGGAATTGGGCAAACAATTGGCCAACGGGATCTTGCCCGAATTAGAAGATGAACGATCTATTGATACCCATGATAGTTCCACCAATGGCCTCATCAATGCCTATAAGCAGATGCGGAAAAACGGATAG
- a CDS encoding DUF1398 family protein yields MFTVEQIKAAHSKVKSGADFPSYIKEIKSLGVTHYEAYVTDGHIDYHGANDHMAVVPAKYDPLTIANTSRGEEFKAELVAHQQGKTDFLTFIKTCATFGIEKWEICMDKMTCTYYDKAGNKILVEMIPQ; encoded by the coding sequence ATGTTTACAGTAGAACAAATTAAAGCTGCTCACAGCAAAGTAAAATCAGGTGCCGACTTTCCTTCTTATATCAAAGAAATAAAATCATTAGGTGTTACGCATTACGAAGCATATGTTACAGACGGACATATTGACTATCATGGTGCTAATGACCATATGGCAGTAGTGCCTGCAAAGTATGACCCATTAACAATTGCCAATACCTCAAGGGGCGAAGAATTTAAAGCGGAGTTAGTAGCACACCAGCAAGGTAAAACAGACTTCCTGACTTTCATAAAAACGTGTGCGACATTTGGTATTGAAAAATGGGAAATCTGTATGGACAAGATGACCTGCACCTACTATGACAAGGCAGGAAATAAAATACTGGTGGAAATGATACCACAATAA